One Deltaproteobacteria bacterium genomic window carries:
- a CDS encoding ribonuclease Z yields the protein MKIVFLGTNGWFDTPTGNTSCVLIDGGSFCVVLDAGSGFSKLDRYLQPDKPVFLFLSHFHLDHIVGLHTLVKFSFDRGLRVFGPKGSIDVLNTILNHPFSIPLRHLPFRFEISELPINDPEFPFDVQWFELVHTPLSMGYRFHMEGKVIAYCPDTGYCESALRLAENADILISECSFKSGESLRNWPHLNPKEASTIAKQANVGRLVLTHFDPSRYLTLDDRKAAATEAKKIFKNSIASEDGMVIEI from the coding sequence ATGAAAATCGTTTTTCTGGGTACAAACGGTTGGTTCGATACGCCTACAGGGAATACTTCGTGCGTTCTGATCGATGGCGGATCCTTTTGTGTGGTTTTGGACGCGGGAAGTGGATTCTCAAAACTCGATCGATACCTTCAACCGGATAAACCGGTTTTTTTGTTCTTGAGCCATTTTCATCTGGATCATATTGTCGGCCTCCACACCCTGGTAAAATTCTCTTTTGACCGGGGCCTGCGAGTCTTTGGTCCCAAAGGCTCCATAGACGTTTTGAACACCATACTAAACCATCCCTTTTCCATACCGTTGCGCCATCTTCCGTTCAGGTTCGAAATATCGGAACTCCCAATAAACGATCCGGAGTTTCCATTTGACGTTCAATGGTTCGAGTTGGTGCACACCCCATTATCCATGGGCTACCGATTTCATATGGAAGGAAAAGTCATCGCCTATTGCCCGGATACCGGATACTGCGAGAGCGCTTTAAGACTGGCGGAAAATGCGGATATACTCATCTCGGAATGCTCGTTCAAGTCCGGGGAGTCTCTTCGGAATTGGCCGCATTTGAATCCGAAAGAGGCCTCCACCATCGCCAAACAGGCCAATGTGGGCCGGCTCGTGTTGACCCATTTCGACCCGAGCCGATACCTGACTTTGGATGATCGAAAGGCCGCGGCCACTGAAGCAAAGAAAATCTTCAAGAATTCCATTGCCTCCGAAGATGGAATGGTAATAGAGATATAA